The proteins below are encoded in one region of Roseovarius bejariae:
- a CDS encoding rod-binding protein: MTGIGYWFFTVLRSNDRVLCTIRGKTVTDFLSIPPKAPPLNADVSAARKAAQKLEASFLAEMLKGAGFGVQRNGFSGGVGEDQFASFHRQAVADEIAKAGGLGLAEHFFNAMMESRNEPQ; the protein is encoded by the coding sequence ATGACAGGCATCGGTTACTGGTTCTTTACCGTATTGCGATCAAATGACCGGGTCTTATGCACAATTCGAGGTAAAACAGTGACTGATTTTTTATCGATTCCCCCGAAAGCCCCGCCTTTGAACGCGGATGTATCCGCCGCGCGCAAGGCCGCGCAGAAACTTGAAGCAAGCTTTCTTGCCGAAATGTTGAAAGGCGCCGGGTTCGGCGTGCAGAGGAATGGGTTTTCCGGCGGGGTCGGGGAAGATCAGTTCGCTTCGTTCCACCGGCAGGCCGTGGCCGACGAGATCGCCAAGGCCGGTGGGCTGGGATTGGCAGAACATTTTTTCAACGCAATGATGGAGTCCCGAAATGAACCACAATGA
- a CDS encoding FliI/YscN family ATPase, with protein sequence MIQDTLTPPTPQIARLKADRPLGRVSAVQGHSLCLSGLSGEARLGDRVRIDRVAGPLFGEVVQLEEGRTVVLPDEVPVGVALGDSALLLDAATISPAPGWIGRVVDPLGNPLDGMPLASGQVPYALRAHPPAPAERRALGARLETGMAAFNTVLPIVRGQRLGLFAGSGVGKSSLLGHLGKNMQADVVVFALIGERGRELREFVEKVLGPEGMRRAIIVAATSDMSPLIRRRCAWAAMAVAEYFRDLGHQVLFLADSITRFAEAHREVATVSGELPALRGYPASTSHMIMSLCERAGPGAGSAGDITALFSVLVAGSDMDEPVADILRGVLDGHVVLDRAIAERGRYPAVDLLRSVSRSLPDAASDAENDLISQARARLGAYAASETMIRAGLYTEGNDPDLDTAVRTWPELDAFLAETEPHTTADSFARLGLILRRGVGGRGHARNEQTGPGQMTKANRVNQRGR encoded by the coding sequence ATGATCCAAGACACCCTGACACCCCCGACCCCCCAGATTGCCCGCCTCAAGGCCGACCGCCCGCTTGGCCGGGTCAGCGCCGTGCAGGGCCATAGCCTTTGTTTGTCTGGCCTTTCGGGGGAGGCGCGGCTTGGCGATCGTGTGCGGATCGACCGCGTGGCAGGCCCGCTTTTCGGCGAGGTGGTGCAACTGGAGGAAGGGCGTACCGTTGTCTTGCCAGATGAGGTGCCGGTGGGCGTGGCGCTGGGCGATTCGGCGCTTTTGCTCGATGCCGCCACGATTTCGCCTGCACCGGGTTGGATTGGCCGGGTGGTCGACCCCCTCGGCAATCCGCTTGATGGGATGCCCTTGGCGTCGGGGCAGGTGCCCTATGCCTTGCGCGCCCATCCCCCGGCCCCGGCGGAACGGCGTGCATTGGGCGCGCGGTTGGAAACCGGCATGGCAGCCTTCAACACGGTTTTGCCGATTGTGCGTGGGCAGCGGCTTGGCCTTTTTGCCGGCTCTGGCGTGGGCAAATCCAGCTTGCTAGGGCACTTGGGCAAGAACATGCAGGCCGATGTTGTGGTCTTCGCGCTGATTGGCGAACGGGGCCGGGAGCTGCGGGAATTCGTCGAAAAGGTGCTTGGCCCCGAGGGTATGCGCCGCGCGATCATCGTTGCGGCCACGTCGGATATGTCGCCGCTGATCCGGCGACGGTGCGCATGGGCGGCGATGGCCGTGGCCGAGTACTTTCGCGATCTGGGCCATCAGGTTTTGTTCCTCGCTGATTCCATCACCCGCTTTGCCGAGGCCCACCGCGAAGTGGCCACCGTTTCGGGGGAACTGCCCGCATTACGTGGATACCCGGCCTCGACCTCTCATATGATCATGTCGCTTTGCGAACGCGCCGGGCCGGGCGCAGGGTCGGCTGGCGATATTACCGCCCTCTTCAGCGTTCTGGTGGCCGGTTCGGATATGGATGAACCTGTTGCCGACATCTTGCGCGGGGTGCTTGATGGGCATGTGGTTCTTGATCGCGCGATTGCCGAGCGGGGCCGCTATCCGGCGGTTGACCTTCTGCGCTCTGTCTCGCGCAGCTTGCCGGATGCAGCGAGTGACGCGGAGAACGACCTGATATCGCAGGCCCGGGCGCGTCTTGGGGCCTATGCGGCGTCTGAAACCATGATACGCGCCGGTCTTTATACAGAAGGGAATGACCCGGATCTGGATACAGCAGTACGCACATGGCCGGAGTTGGACGCCTTTTTGGCTGAAACAGAGCCTCATACGACGGCTGACAGCTTCGCCCGTCTTGGCCTTATTCTGCGCCGTGGGGTGGGTGGACGTGGCCACGCCCGCAACGAGCAGACAGGGCCGGGACAGATGACAAAGGCAAACAGGGTGAACCAACGGGGTCGATAA
- the flaF gene encoding flagellar biosynthesis regulator FlaF, with amino-acid sequence MNATLLAQNAYRQDAQAVRTHRGVEYDAIARITHALKTAARHGSTGFPELAAAIHDNRRLWTILATDAADAGNQLPDTLRARIIYLAEFTRLHSSKVLNEKASPAPLIEVNTAILKGLRDGGQEK; translated from the coding sequence GTGAACGCGACCCTCTTGGCACAAAACGCCTATCGGCAAGACGCGCAGGCTGTCCGCACCCATCGCGGTGTGGAATATGACGCCATCGCACGGATCACACATGCACTCAAAACCGCCGCCCGACACGGCTCCACTGGCTTCCCCGAACTAGCCGCTGCCATTCATGATAATCGGCGCCTCTGGACCATCCTCGCAACAGATGCGGCCGATGCGGGCAATCAACTTCCAGATACCTTGCGCGCGCGCATCATTTACCTGGCCGAATTCACCCGCCTGCACAGCAGCAAGGTCCTGAACGAAAAAGCCAGCCCAGCGCCCTTGATCGAAGTGAACACCGCGATCCTCAAGGGGCTGCGCGATGGGGGGCAAGAGAAATGA
- a CDS encoding FlgB family protein, translated as MFENLDIFRMSSAMARHAGTRQALIAQNMANADTPGYAARDLKPFQAYLETDTGDFHPRATRAAHLHGAGVNRPYSPAIRPGAEADPNGNSVSLETEMVNAVEVKRQHDRALAIYKHSLTVLRSAVSTR; from the coding sequence ATGTTTGAAAACCTGGACATCTTTCGCATGTCGTCTGCCATGGCCCGCCACGCGGGGACTCGTCAGGCGCTGATCGCGCAGAACATGGCCAATGCCGATACGCCCGGCTATGCCGCGCGGGATTTGAAGCCGTTTCAGGCTTATTTAGAGACTGATACAGGTGATTTTCACCCAAGGGCCACACGCGCGGCGCATTTGCATGGCGCGGGCGTCAACCGACCCTATTCCCCCGCGATCCGGCCCGGCGCCGAGGCCGATCCGAACGGCAATTCCGTCTCTCTCGAAACCGAAATGGTCAACGCCGTGGAGGTCAAGCGGCAGCATGATCGCGCGCTGGCCATCTACAAGCATTCACTGACGGTGCTGCGTAGCGCCGTAAGCACCCGATAG
- a CDS encoding DUF1217 domain-containing protein has protein sequence MSFQPIIPMSGLGGWAFLNATRENQTATFEQSPTIRRDTDYFEAKISEIDSAEALVSDRRLLRVALGAFGLQEDLDNRFLIRRVLEGGVQAEDSLANKLADDRYKMMAATFGFGDGGPPSTQREGFGAEITAKFREISFEVAVGDQDESLRLAMNAERELSEMAQERPESDDALWFRIMGTPPLRKVFEVALGLPESFAQLDLDRQLEVFKDRSDSQLGIARLSDLADSDVLDGLVERYLLRDQVAQMQAQSPQAIALTLLQQLPQRI, from the coding sequence ATGAGCTTTCAACCCATCATACCCATGTCAGGGCTTGGCGGGTGGGCCTTCCTGAATGCCACCCGGGAAAATCAGACAGCGACGTTCGAGCAATCGCCGACAATACGCCGTGACACGGACTATTTCGAAGCCAAGATCAGCGAGATAGACAGCGCCGAAGCACTGGTTTCGGATCGGCGCCTTCTGCGGGTTGCGCTGGGTGCCTTCGGATTACAGGAAGATCTGGATAATCGGTTTTTGATCCGGCGCGTTCTGGAGGGCGGCGTTCAAGCCGAGGATTCGCTTGCCAACAAACTGGCCGACGACCGGTACAAGATGATGGCCGCGACCTTCGGGTTCGGCGATGGCGGCCCCCCTTCGACTCAGCGCGAGGGCTTTGGGGCCGAGATCACCGCGAAATTTCGGGAAATCTCATTTGAAGTGGCCGTCGGCGATCAGGATGAGAGTCTTCGGCTGGCCATGAACGCCGAGCGAGAATTGAGTGAAATGGCACAGGAGCGGCCAGAAAGCGATGATGCCCTCTGGTTCCGGATCATGGGGACACCCCCCTTGCGCAAGGTTTTCGAGGTCGCTTTGGGCTTGCCGGAGAGTTTTGCACAACTTGATCTGGACAGGCAGCTTGAGGTTTTCAAGGACCGTAGCGACAGCCAGCTTGGTATTGCCCGCCTATCTGATCTTGCCGACTCAGATGTGCTGGACGGCTTGGTCGAAAGGTATCTCTTGCGTGACCAGGTGGCGCAGATGCAGGCCCAAAGCCCACAAGCCATAGCCCTGACCCTGTTGCAACAGCTGCCACAACGGATCTGA
- a CDS encoding flagellar export chaperone FlgN, translated as MNHNDAQDLINRLDELLEQERTALLDGDLETIGTLLDAKERLIDALNTLSQDERPEMGAVEAKVIRNQALLDGALQGIRHVAARMAALRRVRRSLETYDAKGTKTTIEGETDYSVEKRA; from the coding sequence ATGAACCACAATGATGCACAAGACCTGATCAACCGGCTGGACGAGCTTTTGGAGCAAGAGCGCACGGCGCTTCTGGACGGTGATCTTGAAACCATCGGCACGCTTCTGGATGCCAAAGAGCGGTTGATCGATGCACTCAACACCCTATCCCAAGACGAACGCCCCGAGATGGGCGCCGTGGAGGCGAAGGTTATACGCAATCAGGCGCTTTTGGATGGCGCGCTTCAGGGGATACGGCATGTGGCCGCGCGTATGGCGGCCCTGCGCCGCGTCCGCCGCAGCCTTGAAACCTATGATGCCAAGGGCACCAAGACCACCATCGAGGGGGAGACGGACTATAGCGTTGAGAAGCGGGCCTGA
- a CDS encoding flagellar hook capping FlgD N-terminal domain-containing protein produces MEISPNPGTTPQPATRPETQGQSGEAVLSSDFETFLKMLTTQMENQDPLNPMDSAEFATQLATFSSVEQQVMTNDLLTDLNNQIGALGMAQLSGWIGMEAQAEMPLAYDGSPVPLTLRTSSLADSAQLLIRDSNGTLVQRLDVPARGGTFTWAGRDAGGATLPDGDYSATVESISQGDVIERHPAQVHATIVEARQDAGQTRLVMSGGQTVLADEIIALRDPAG; encoded by the coding sequence ATGGAAATTTCACCCAATCCCGGCACCACACCGCAGCCCGCAACGCGGCCCGAAACCCAAGGTCAAAGCGGCGAGGCCGTGCTCAGCTCCGACTTTGAAACGTTCCTCAAGATGCTCACCACGCAGATGGAAAATCAGGACCCGCTCAACCCCATGGATTCGGCGGAATTCGCCACCCAACTCGCGACCTTCTCCAGTGTCGAGCAACAGGTCATGACAAACGACCTTCTGACCGACCTGAACAATCAGATCGGCGCGCTTGGGATGGCACAGCTTTCCGGTTGGATCGGGATGGAAGCCCAGGCCGAGATGCCACTGGCCTACGATGGGTCACCTGTCCCCCTGACCCTGCGCACCAGTAGCCTTGCCGACAGCGCACAACTTTTGATCCGGGACAGTAACGGAACCCTCGTGCAGCGCCTCGACGTTCCCGCGCGCGGAGGCACCTTTACATGGGCTGGGCGTGATGCGGGGGGTGCCACCCTTCCCGATGGTGATTATAGCGCCACGGTCGAGTCAATCTCGCAGGGGGACGTGATTGAACGACACCCCGCACAGGTCCACGCGACCATCGTAGAGGCGCGGCAGGACGCCGGGCAAACGCGGTTGGTCATGTCAGGGGGGCAAACCGTTTTGGCCGATGAGATCATCGCCCTGCGCGACCCTGCGGGGTGA
- a CDS encoding flagellin: MSSILTNNSAMVALQTLKSVNSNLAKTQDMVSTGKEISGAKDNSAIWAISKVMESDVSGFNAVSESLSLGESTVAVAVAGAEQITDLLNQIKEKVVAATGENVDHTKIGADVTELTNQVNSIISASQFNGANLLNSAGNAGITVLSSLDRDAAGAVTAANITVASVDFEANLDLSDIDVSSATAADGSISNIETHIQTAVDGAAALGASAKRISDQNVFVGKVMDAMKSGIGSLVDADMEEASARLQALQVQQQLATQSLSIANQAPQAILSLFRG; this comes from the coding sequence ATGTCGAGCATTCTGACGAACAACAGCGCGATGGTGGCGCTACAAACCCTGAAATCGGTCAATTCCAACCTTGCCAAGACTCAGGACATGGTATCGACCGGCAAGGAAATTTCCGGCGCAAAGGACAATTCGGCCATCTGGGCCATTTCCAAGGTGATGGAATCGGATGTCAGCGGCTTCAATGCGGTGTCCGAGTCGCTTTCGCTGGGCGAGTCCACAGTTGCGGTGGCTGTTGCCGGTGCCGAGCAGATCACGGACTTGCTCAATCAGATCAAGGAAAAGGTGGTGGCCGCCACCGGCGAGAACGTGGACCACACCAAGATCGGTGCGGATGTCACGGAACTGACCAACCAGGTGAACTCGATCATCTCGGCCTCGCAGTTCAACGGTGCGAACCTGCTGAACAGTGCTGGCAACGCCGGTATTACCGTCTTGTCGTCGCTTGACCGCGATGCCGCGGGCGCGGTGACTGCCGCGAATATCACGGTGGCCTCGGTCGACTTCGAAGCCAATCTCGATCTGAGCGATATCGACGTGTCGAGCGCCACTGCCGCCGATGGTTCGATCTCGAATATCGAGACACATATCCAGACCGCCGTCGACGGTGCGGCGGCTCTGGGGGCTTCGGCCAAGCGCATCTCGGACCAGAACGTGTTTGTCGGCAAGGTCATGGATGCGATGAAGTCGGGCATCGGGTCGCTGGTCGATGCGGATATGGAGGAGGCTTCGGCACGACTGCAAGCGCTTCAGGTGCAACAGCAGCTTGCGACGCAGTCACTCTCGATCGCCAACCAGGCCCCGCAAGCCATTTTGTCGCTGTTCAGAGGCTAA
- the flbT gene encoding flagellar biosynthesis repressor FlbT produces MTGLVLKLSPKERVLINGAVIENGDRRSRLSIVTPEANILRLRDAIHPEEATTPVRRVCYAVQLVLSGDTAPDEARLQLLRRIEELSRVFTDPDSHTYLSRATEAVLHDQYYQCLKALRGLLPREDRLMAHTMQ; encoded by the coding sequence ATGACCGGCCTTGTCCTGAAACTGAGCCCGAAAGAGCGCGTCCTGATCAACGGGGCGGTGATCGAGAATGGCGACAGGCGCTCGCGCTTGTCGATCGTGACGCCGGAAGCCAACATCCTGCGGCTGCGCGATGCCATCCACCCCGAAGAAGCCACGACGCCGGTGCGGAGGGTCTGTTATGCGGTGCAGCTTGTCCTGTCTGGCGATACCGCACCGGACGAAGCGCGCCTGCAACTGCTGCGCAGGATCGAGGAGTTGAGCCGCGTGTTCACCGACCCCGACAGCCATACCTACCTGTCCCGCGCGACCGAGGCGGTGTTGCATGATCAATATTACCAGTGCCTGAAAGCGCTGCGCGGTCTACTCCCACGCGAGGATCGCCTTATGGCGCATACGATGCAATGA
- a CDS encoding flagellar hook-length control protein FliK produces MPKVAPIEPAGPKTPRAAMAKAAPNMATPSAASTQGTAPQIMPQTTPARPSPEHAAPKVSELAEAALDRPVQERSSISDRGVTQRPMITPPLGNTPSGTPPSSLGSPMLSLTAYPAEDHRRMIDPALPDIRFHADAVPRAAIQPSQVPHAPDLPRHIAQQLAEAVHRSGGDRGVDLLLNPAELGRVRISLSPGETGLTVQILADRPETLDLMRRHIDLLAQDFQSLGYEATDFAFAQHQDRAQSGTSQSSSHPMENLDTEVPEMAQHPTAAILTDRVDIRL; encoded by the coding sequence ATGCCAAAGGTTGCACCCATTGAACCGGCAGGCCCCAAGACGCCGCGGGCGGCGATGGCCAAGGCTGCGCCAAATATGGCGACGCCCAGTGCTGCAAGCACCCAGGGCACGGCACCACAGATCATGCCACAGACCACACCGGCAAGGCCAAGCCCGGAACATGCCGCGCCCAAGGTGTCGGAACTTGCCGAGGCGGCCCTGGATCGGCCGGTTCAGGAGCGGTCCTCGATCTCGGATCGTGGGGTCACGCAGCGCCCCATGATCACACCCCCTTTGGGAAATACGCCGTCAGGCACGCCGCCGTCGTCCTTGGGTTCCCCGATGCTGTCCCTCACGGCGTACCCGGCAGAGGACCACAGGCGCATGATCGACCCTGCGCTTCCCGATATCCGCTTTCACGCCGATGCGGTCCCGCGTGCGGCCATACAGCCATCGCAGGTGCCTCATGCGCCTGACCTGCCACGCCATATCGCGCAACAATTGGCAGAGGCGGTACACCGAAGCGGCGGCGACCGCGGCGTTGACCTTTTGCTGAATCCCGCCGAACTTGGCCGCGTTCGGATCAGCCTTTCGCCCGGTGAAACGGGCCTGACCGTCCAGATTCTTGCCGACAGGCCCGAAACGCTGGATCTTATGCGGCGTCATATCGACCTTCTGGCACAGGATTTTCAAAGCCTTGGTTACGAGGCCACCGATTTCGCATTCGCACAACATCAGGACAGGGCGCAGAGCGGCACCAGCCAAAGCTCGTCACACCCGATGGAAAACCTCGATACCGAGGTACCCGAGATGGCCCAACATCCGACGGCAGCCATCTTGACCGACCGTGTCGATATCAGACTCTGA